A section of the Sulfurihydrogenibium sp. genome encodes:
- a CDS encoding Gfo/Idh/MocA family oxidoreductase, whose protein sequence is MKVGIVGIGNMGSKYVNKFKELNLDYVLIDSNPEQLSKFPDDVKKFQDIEKALSEDLDAVFVATSPQSHLPIARKFLDAGINVMVEKPPSLSRKELEETLELAYKKNVYLSVSEIELKSSTVRNLSLDKNVSFVEGYRLNLGKGYINPFFDLAWHDLYIFHYLFGNFKIKDVKVENNIAKVKAESENTEFDLQVAWLNPFTRREWILKTKDGDLVLNFAEDKIIYPSGEVKEKDNKDKLKLMIEEFLNKPSYDSTLRSINILKEIEKIKI, encoded by the coding sequence ATAGTTGGCATTGGAAATATGGGAAGTAAGTATGTTAATAAATTCAAAGAGCTAAATCTGGATTATGTTCTTATAGATTCAAATCCTGAACAACTTTCAAAATTTCCTGACGACGTTAAAAAATTTCAAGATATAGAAAAGGCTTTAAGTGAGGATTTAGACGCTGTTTTTGTAGCAACATCTCCACAATCACATCTACCAATAGCAAGAAAATTTTTAGATGCTGGTATTAATGTAATGGTAGAAAAACCACCATCTTTAAGCAGAAAAGAGCTTGAAGAAACACTTGAATTAGCATACAAAAAAAATGTTTATCTGTCAGTTTCAGAAATTGAGTTAAAATCAAGCACAGTTAGAAACCTTTCCTTAGATAAAAACGTTAGCTTTGTAGAAGGATACAGATTAAACCTTGGTAAAGGTTATATAAATCCATTTTTTGACCTTGCTTGGCATGACCTTTACATCTTTCATTACCTATTTGGGAATTTTAAAATAAAAGATGTGAAAGTAGAGAACAATATAGCAAAAGTTAAAGCAGAATCCGAAAATACTGAATTTGACCTACAGGTAGCATGGCTAAACCCATTTACGAGAAGAGAGTGGATATTAAAAACAAAGGATGGAGATTTAGTCTTAAATTTTGCGGAGGATAAAATTATATATCCTTCCGGAGAGGTAAAAGAAAAGGATAATAAAGACAAGCTCAAGCTTATGATAGAAGAATTTTTAAATAAACCATCGTATGATAGCACATTAAGGTCTATTAATATTCTTAAAGAAATAGAAAAAATTAAAATATAA